In the genome of Misgurnus anguillicaudatus chromosome 11, ASM2758022v2, whole genome shotgun sequence, one region contains:
- the LOC129415629 gene encoding nuclear factor NF-kappa-B p100 subunit isoform X1 has product MAGALRMDDSQYQMKFDREFIMEFPYLQTPFDVKTEPYVAETVHGPYLQIIEEPKQRGFRFRYECEGPSHGGLPGASSERNRRTYPTVKISNYVGHARVEVQLVTHTDPPRVHAHSLVGRQCTDNGICMIDVGPNDLTAQFSNLGILHVTKRGVVEVLTKRLREEKRRLKEPGYKFSDAEEQAMLQEAKELGKNMDLNIVRLKFTAYLKDSDGGFTRALKPVVSNPIYDSKSPNASNLKISRMDKTSGSVLGGEEIFLLCDKVQKDDIDIRFYEEEEDGGWEAFGDFSPTDVHKQYAIVFKTPAYRCTDITRPVTVFLQLKRKKGGDCSEPKQFTYIPHNQDKEEVQRKRMKSLPQPYDHWRGGPQGGAGGFGGPGAGTGGGGGMGGGGFQFNHNLDNPAFYVGGCGGYGGGAQLSSSAPQTDRSQDQPTNTQTQPGSPVQQQLIQIATALQSHATFTAKSTARALLQYCSTGDVGALLNLQRHLCGVQDENGDTPLHLAVIHQQTHVVQQLIQTMLNSPQHKFINKFNKLSQTPLHLAVITKQPKLVETLMRMGADPSLLDRDGRTALHLAAHTGDEAILRVVLGMLGEHHHHLVNCADFSGQYPVHLAVKKDGEHCLRLLVEAGAKINMPEQKSGYTALHLAVRDNLLKVACNLISELKADVNTCTFGGNSPLHLAASQGSPHLCSLLIAAGANKCLENDEPLFLGSSSSDEDEEIETKDVDRQLQTEIVPQVECMSISSEGGVFNPRKRPAAGHTPFDLAKCQKVKDLLDGRKAPKPSPLASKRTKMSTEEVSQGLDSEVLTKLCGILIQDDVPLRKLAENLGMLTLTHLYQESASPYQKLLENYQLSGGPVDGLVEALQSLGVSDGVRLLRDSQLREDKQSTDSKADSGFGSQSITEEIANPAVANH; this is encoded by the exons GATGGATGATTCACAATATCAAATGAAGTTTGACAGAGAG TTTATCATGGAATTTCCATATCTGCAAACACCTTTTGACGTTAAAACTGAACCTTATGTGGCAGAGACAG TTCATGGACCCTACTTGCAGATCATTGAGGAACCAAAGCAG AGAGGATTTCGATTCCGTTATGAATGTGAGGGTCCGTCCCATGGAGGTTTGCCAGGTGCATCTAGTGAAAGAAACAGGAGGACATATCCCACAGTTAAG ATATCCAACTACGTGGGCCATGCTCGAGTGGAGGTTCAGTTGGTGACACACACAGACCCCCCTCGCGTTCATGCACACAGCCTTGTGGGACGCCAGTGTACTGACAATGGCATATGCATGATTGATGTTGGGCCCAATGATCTCACAGCACA ATTCAGCAATTTAGGTATTTTGCATGTCACTAAGAGAGGAGTGGTGGAAGTATTAACAAAAAGGTTGAGAGAAGAGAAGAGGAGATTAAAGGAGCCTGGTTATAAATTCAGTG ATGCAGAGGAACAGGCTATGTTGCAAGAAGCCAAAGAATTGGGTAAAAACATGGACCTAAACATTGTGAGATTAAAGTTTACCGCTTACCTTAAGGACAGCGATGGTGGTTTCACCAGAGCCTTGAAGCCTGTTGTCTCCAATCCCATCTATGACAGTA AATCACCAAATGCCTCCAATCTGAAGATTTCCCGTATGGATAAAACCTCTGGATCTGTGCTTGGAGGGGAAGAAATCTTTCTGCTCTGTGATAAAGTTCAAAaag ATGATATTGATATTCGTTTCTATGAGGAGGAAGAAGATGGAGGATGGGAGGCGTTTGGAGACTTTTCACCCACTGATGTTCACAAGCAG TATGCAATCGTGTTCAAGACCCCGGCCTACCGCTGCACAGACATCACACGGCCAGTCACCGTGTTTCTGCAGCTCAAGAGGAAGAAGGGCGGCGACTGCAGTGAACCCAAGCAGTTTACATATATTCCACACAATCAAG ACAAAGAAGAGGTTCAGAGGAAGAGGATGAAGTCCCTTCCTCAGCCCTATGATCACTGGCGAGGAGGTCCTCAAGGAGGCGCGGGAGGCTTTGGGGGTCCTGGAGCTGGAACAGGAGGAGGAGGTGGAATGGGTGGAGGAG GTTTTCAATTTAACCACAATCTGGACAATCCAGCATTTTATGTTGGTGGTTGTGGTGGCTATGGGGGAGGAGCACAGCTGTCAAGCTCCGCCCCTCAGACTGATAGATCTCAGGATCAGCCgacaaacacacaaactcagCCTGGCTCTCCAGTGCAACAGCAACTCATTCAAATCG CCACAGCTCTGCAAAGTCATGCCACATTCACAGCAAAGAGCACTGCCCGTGCTTTACTACAATACTGCAGCACCGGGGATGTGGGTGCCCTGCTGAATCTTCAGAGACATTTGTGTGGAGTGCAAGATGAGAACGGAGACAC GCCTCTGCACTTGGCTGTAATCCACCAGCAAACTCATGTGGTGCAACAGCTGATTCAGACAATGCTAAACAGCCCACAGCACAAGTTTATCAACAAATTCAACAAGCTCAGCCAG ACACCGTTGCATCTGGCCGTGATCACGAAGCAGCCCAAGCTAGTCGAGACGCTGATGAGAATGGGTGCAGACCCGAGTCTTCTTGACCGGGATGGTCGAACTGCACTTCACCTGGCTGCCCACACCGGAGATGAAGCTATACTACGAGTGGTCCTGGGAATGCTGGGAGAGCACCACCACCATTTAGTAAACTGTGCTGACTTCTCAG GTCAGTATCCAGTCCATCTTGCGGTGAAGAAAGACGGAGAGCACTGTCTCAGATTGTTGGTGGAGGCTGGAGCAAAAATCAACATGCCAGAGCAGAAAAGCGGCTACACGGCACTACACCTTGCAGTGCGGGATAACCTTTTAAAAGTGGCCTGTAATCTCATTTCTGAG CTGAAAGCTGATGTGAATACCTGTACCTTTGGGGGCAACAGTCCCCTTCACCTCGCTGCCAGTCAGGGTTCTCCTCATCTCTGCTCCTTGCTGATAGCTGCAG GTGCCAATAAATGCCTGGAGAACGATGAGCCTCTTTTCCTGGGCTCGTCTTCGTCGGATGAAGATGAGGAGATTGAAACAAAGGACGTCGACAGGCAGCTTCAAACTGAGATCGTTCCACAAGTTGAGTGCATGTCGATATCATCCGAGGGAGGTGTGTTTAACCCACGCAAGAGACCTGCAGCTGGACACACACCATTTGACCTGGCCAAATGTCAAAAG GTTAAAGATCTGTTAGATGGTAGAAAAGCTCCCAAGCCCAGTCCACTCGCCTCCAAAAGGACAAAAATGAGCACAGAGGAAG TGAGCCAGGGTTTGGACAGTGAGGTGCTCACTAAACTCTGCGGTATCCTTATTCAAGATGACGTACCCTTGAGAAAGCTGGCAGAAAACCTGGGcatgctcacacttactcacctGTATCAGGAGAGCGCCTCACCCTATCAGAAGCTGCTGGAGAACTACCAG CTGAGTGGTGGTCCCGTGGATGGCCTGGTGGAGGCGCTGCAGTCTCTAGGTGTGAGTGATGGAGTGAGATTGCTTAGAGACAGCCAACTCAGAGAAGACAAGCAGAGCACAG ATTCCAAAGCGGACAGTGGTTTTGGTAGTCAGTCCATCACAGAGGAAATAGCGAATCCTGCCGTGGCCAATCACTGA
- the LOC129415629 gene encoding nuclear factor NF-kappa-B p100 subunit isoform X2, which translates to MDDSQYQMKFDREFIMEFPYLQTPFDVKTEPYVAETVHGPYLQIIEEPKQRGFRFRYECEGPSHGGLPGASSERNRRTYPTVKISNYVGHARVEVQLVTHTDPPRVHAHSLVGRQCTDNGICMIDVGPNDLTAQFSNLGILHVTKRGVVEVLTKRLREEKRRLKEPGYKFSDAEEQAMLQEAKELGKNMDLNIVRLKFTAYLKDSDGGFTRALKPVVSNPIYDSKSPNASNLKISRMDKTSGSVLGGEEIFLLCDKVQKDDIDIRFYEEEEDGGWEAFGDFSPTDVHKQYAIVFKTPAYRCTDITRPVTVFLQLKRKKGGDCSEPKQFTYIPHNQDKEEVQRKRMKSLPQPYDHWRGGPQGGAGGFGGPGAGTGGGGGMGGGGFQFNHNLDNPAFYVGGCGGYGGGAQLSSSAPQTDRSQDQPTNTQTQPGSPVQQQLIQIATALQSHATFTAKSTARALLQYCSTGDVGALLNLQRHLCGVQDENGDTPLHLAVIHQQTHVVQQLIQTMLNSPQHKFINKFNKLSQTPLHLAVITKQPKLVETLMRMGADPSLLDRDGRTALHLAAHTGDEAILRVVLGMLGEHHHHLVNCADFSGQYPVHLAVKKDGEHCLRLLVEAGAKINMPEQKSGYTALHLAVRDNLLKVACNLISELKADVNTCTFGGNSPLHLAASQGSPHLCSLLIAAGANKCLENDEPLFLGSSSSDEDEEIETKDVDRQLQTEIVPQVECMSISSEGGVFNPRKRPAAGHTPFDLAKCQKVKDLLDGRKAPKPSPLASKRTKMSTEEVSQGLDSEVLTKLCGILIQDDVPLRKLAENLGMLTLTHLYQESASPYQKLLENYQLSGGPVDGLVEALQSLGVSDGVRLLRDSQLREDKQSTDSKADSGFGSQSITEEIANPAVANH; encoded by the exons ATGGATGATTCACAATATCAAATGAAGTTTGACAGAGAG TTTATCATGGAATTTCCATATCTGCAAACACCTTTTGACGTTAAAACTGAACCTTATGTGGCAGAGACAG TTCATGGACCCTACTTGCAGATCATTGAGGAACCAAAGCAG AGAGGATTTCGATTCCGTTATGAATGTGAGGGTCCGTCCCATGGAGGTTTGCCAGGTGCATCTAGTGAAAGAAACAGGAGGACATATCCCACAGTTAAG ATATCCAACTACGTGGGCCATGCTCGAGTGGAGGTTCAGTTGGTGACACACACAGACCCCCCTCGCGTTCATGCACACAGCCTTGTGGGACGCCAGTGTACTGACAATGGCATATGCATGATTGATGTTGGGCCCAATGATCTCACAGCACA ATTCAGCAATTTAGGTATTTTGCATGTCACTAAGAGAGGAGTGGTGGAAGTATTAACAAAAAGGTTGAGAGAAGAGAAGAGGAGATTAAAGGAGCCTGGTTATAAATTCAGTG ATGCAGAGGAACAGGCTATGTTGCAAGAAGCCAAAGAATTGGGTAAAAACATGGACCTAAACATTGTGAGATTAAAGTTTACCGCTTACCTTAAGGACAGCGATGGTGGTTTCACCAGAGCCTTGAAGCCTGTTGTCTCCAATCCCATCTATGACAGTA AATCACCAAATGCCTCCAATCTGAAGATTTCCCGTATGGATAAAACCTCTGGATCTGTGCTTGGAGGGGAAGAAATCTTTCTGCTCTGTGATAAAGTTCAAAaag ATGATATTGATATTCGTTTCTATGAGGAGGAAGAAGATGGAGGATGGGAGGCGTTTGGAGACTTTTCACCCACTGATGTTCACAAGCAG TATGCAATCGTGTTCAAGACCCCGGCCTACCGCTGCACAGACATCACACGGCCAGTCACCGTGTTTCTGCAGCTCAAGAGGAAGAAGGGCGGCGACTGCAGTGAACCCAAGCAGTTTACATATATTCCACACAATCAAG ACAAAGAAGAGGTTCAGAGGAAGAGGATGAAGTCCCTTCCTCAGCCCTATGATCACTGGCGAGGAGGTCCTCAAGGAGGCGCGGGAGGCTTTGGGGGTCCTGGAGCTGGAACAGGAGGAGGAGGTGGAATGGGTGGAGGAG GTTTTCAATTTAACCACAATCTGGACAATCCAGCATTTTATGTTGGTGGTTGTGGTGGCTATGGGGGAGGAGCACAGCTGTCAAGCTCCGCCCCTCAGACTGATAGATCTCAGGATCAGCCgacaaacacacaaactcagCCTGGCTCTCCAGTGCAACAGCAACTCATTCAAATCG CCACAGCTCTGCAAAGTCATGCCACATTCACAGCAAAGAGCACTGCCCGTGCTTTACTACAATACTGCAGCACCGGGGATGTGGGTGCCCTGCTGAATCTTCAGAGACATTTGTGTGGAGTGCAAGATGAGAACGGAGACAC GCCTCTGCACTTGGCTGTAATCCACCAGCAAACTCATGTGGTGCAACAGCTGATTCAGACAATGCTAAACAGCCCACAGCACAAGTTTATCAACAAATTCAACAAGCTCAGCCAG ACACCGTTGCATCTGGCCGTGATCACGAAGCAGCCCAAGCTAGTCGAGACGCTGATGAGAATGGGTGCAGACCCGAGTCTTCTTGACCGGGATGGTCGAACTGCACTTCACCTGGCTGCCCACACCGGAGATGAAGCTATACTACGAGTGGTCCTGGGAATGCTGGGAGAGCACCACCACCATTTAGTAAACTGTGCTGACTTCTCAG GTCAGTATCCAGTCCATCTTGCGGTGAAGAAAGACGGAGAGCACTGTCTCAGATTGTTGGTGGAGGCTGGAGCAAAAATCAACATGCCAGAGCAGAAAAGCGGCTACACGGCACTACACCTTGCAGTGCGGGATAACCTTTTAAAAGTGGCCTGTAATCTCATTTCTGAG CTGAAAGCTGATGTGAATACCTGTACCTTTGGGGGCAACAGTCCCCTTCACCTCGCTGCCAGTCAGGGTTCTCCTCATCTCTGCTCCTTGCTGATAGCTGCAG GTGCCAATAAATGCCTGGAGAACGATGAGCCTCTTTTCCTGGGCTCGTCTTCGTCGGATGAAGATGAGGAGATTGAAACAAAGGACGTCGACAGGCAGCTTCAAACTGAGATCGTTCCACAAGTTGAGTGCATGTCGATATCATCCGAGGGAGGTGTGTTTAACCCACGCAAGAGACCTGCAGCTGGACACACACCATTTGACCTGGCCAAATGTCAAAAG GTTAAAGATCTGTTAGATGGTAGAAAAGCTCCCAAGCCCAGTCCACTCGCCTCCAAAAGGACAAAAATGAGCACAGAGGAAG TGAGCCAGGGTTTGGACAGTGAGGTGCTCACTAAACTCTGCGGTATCCTTATTCAAGATGACGTACCCTTGAGAAAGCTGGCAGAAAACCTGGGcatgctcacacttactcacctGTATCAGGAGAGCGCCTCACCCTATCAGAAGCTGCTGGAGAACTACCAG CTGAGTGGTGGTCCCGTGGATGGCCTGGTGGAGGCGCTGCAGTCTCTAGGTGTGAGTGATGGAGTGAGATTGCTTAGAGACAGCCAACTCAGAGAAGACAAGCAGAGCACAG ATTCCAAAGCGGACAGTGGTTTTGGTAGTCAGTCCATCACAGAGGAAATAGCGAATCCTGCCGTGGCCAATCACTGA